In the Leptotrichia sp. oral taxon 223 genome, AAATTTTGTAAATCCCTTGTAACCAAAGGATTTTCTAATGTTTTTTTGACTGTTTCCTGTCGATTTGTACCCCCCTGTTAGATACGGGGGGTTAAGTGCTGGCGTGGCTATTGCCACACCAATCGGCAGACAGTCCGCACGGCAAGGCTTACGCTTCGCACGCCTTTTGTGCGTCCTGCCTGCCGTCCACGAGTTTCTTTATCTCCCCTAAGAAATCATGTCCTTTCGGTACAAGGGGTGTGTAAAATTCAGATATGACACTTGTTCCTACATCAACATAGCCACGACCTTTGATTTGTTTTAAGAAAAAATCTTTTTGCACATCACTTCCAAACATCATACCATAGCCCATTTCAGACATACGACCTAAAGCCACTCTGAAATTAAATTGGTCACGGATACCGTCACCAAGATATTTTGCGTCTGGTCTTTGGCAGGCTAAGATTAAGAAAAAACCTGCCTGCCGACCTAACATGACTATCTGTTTTAACTTGTTTAAGACAGCGGTATTCTCCTTTGTTCCAAGCATTTCCATAAAAGCGACATATTCATCAAAAATCAGAAAATGAGCCGGAAGTCCCAAATAGGCATAGTTTTCTCCTGTTTTGTAGTTTTCCATTTCTTTCATTGAGATACTGCGTTCCAGCATTTCCTCATAGAATCTGTCAATGCAGGAAAGTATATCTTCCTTTTGGTAATAAACGTCTTTCATGACAGAACCTAAGTCTGCAAGGTCGGCGTTTTTTGGGTCAAAGATATACAGTTTTGCGTTTGTACAGAGCAGAGCTTCAATGAGTGTCAGGATAAAATAGGTTTTACCGCCACCTGTACCGCCTGCAATCAGCATGTGTGGGAGCTTGTCATATTCCCACCAGATATTTTTCATAAGGCGGAGCTTTCCATTTTTTGCCTGTACTTCATCAATGGATATGCGGTTTGCAATCATATCATAAAGCAAGGTGTATTCCATATAGGAATCTTTCAGCTCTTTTTCGGTCAGCTCACAAT is a window encoding:
- a CDS encoding conjugal transfer protein, translating into MPIGVAIATPALNPPYLTGGYKSTGNSQKNIRKSFGYKGFTKFQRMSNGL
- a CDS encoding FtsK/SpoIIIE domain-containing protein, producing MKRWLFSGKRIRPSDKDLVFHTAISILLPVFILVVALFHAKTILEINRQEFHLPKASEINTLYLALSCIISGIVCLSLIFVIKRYRYDWVKQLYHRQKLARMILENKWYEAKQVKSEGIFEDSSGRTREKISYFPKVYYRMKNGLIRIRVEITLGKYQEQLLHLEKKLESGLYCELTEKELKDSYMEYTLLYDMIANRISIDEVQAKNGKLRLMKNIWWEYDKLPHMLIAGGTGGGKTYFILTLIEALLCTNAKLYIFDPKNADLADLGSVMKDVYYQKEDILSCIDRFYEEMLERSISMKEMENYKTGENYAYLGLPAHFLIFDEYVAFMEMLGTKENTAVLNKLKQIVMLGRQAGFFLILACQRPDAKYLGDGIRDQFNFRVALGRMSEMGYGMMFGSDVQKDFFLKQIKGRGYVDVGTSVISEFYTPLVPKGHDFLGEIKKLVDGRQDAQKACEA